In the genome of Pseudomonas sp. HS6, one region contains:
- a CDS encoding recombinase family protein encodes MPFAVPYLRFSSMEQKDGDSRRRQRQDFTDWLARNPEYTEYERRFEDLGVSGFDGAHATDGELSKLLAAIKEGFIPAGSVVLVEAMDRFSRLKPYDTLSHLNTIMKAGVTLVTLDDNQHYDISSLENDSLLYLAMKAKAAHDFSKRLSGQITKSYVGRTLLAKDGETIKRRNPFWLTSEGKLKEDGSEKVIQQAFLSFSNGVPLRLIANRDSEHFANRQSLKHALKNIAAIGHWQRTKTVRENGKTRQEPGELIRNVFDPAVTEELFYQVQNLLADLAEQAPTVARKFSLAGLLQCGECGANMVLLRQTTRQQTDVVRCYRRMANSANCTNQKTIPVPVVYWFYMETRKPHALRAYLRTQLPETQRLQIKLEGQIDQLRQQQARLRRLVMLDESDKDAEAEYAQLVSDKKQLEQELASLPNTATAGTEADPAGWGFYRFMHGDKFAVSNLLQLDGYRIICHKNGTLKVNRSGDDNPAATVQYIGYDRKTKRWNIGYPDGLVISVNNNGSQ; translated from the coding sequence ATGCCATTCGCAGTACCGTACCTCCGTTTTAGCAGCATGGAGCAGAAGGACGGGGATAGCCGCCGTCGCCAGCGTCAAGACTTTACGGACTGGCTGGCTCGCAACCCTGAGTACACAGAGTACGAGCGTAGGTTTGAAGACTTGGGCGTCAGTGGCTTCGATGGTGCACACGCCACAGATGGCGAGTTGAGTAAGCTACTAGCCGCCATTAAAGAAGGCTTCATCCCTGCTGGCTCCGTCGTTCTTGTTGAGGCGATGGACAGATTCAGCCGCCTGAAGCCGTACGACACACTCTCCCACCTGAACACTATTATGAAGGCGGGTGTCACTCTGGTGACGCTGGATGACAACCAGCATTACGACATATCCAGCTTGGAGAATGACTCCCTGCTGTATCTGGCGATGAAAGCCAAAGCAGCCCATGACTTTTCGAAGCGGCTGTCTGGTCAGATCACGAAGTCGTATGTCGGGCGAACCCTGTTAGCCAAGGATGGCGAGACGATCAAACGCCGCAACCCCTTCTGGCTTACCAGTGAAGGCAAGCTCAAGGAGGACGGTTCTGAGAAAGTGATCCAGCAGGCGTTCTTATCTTTCTCCAACGGTGTCCCGCTCCGTCTCATTGCCAACCGCGACTCCGAACACTTCGCCAATCGGCAGAGCCTGAAACACGCCCTGAAGAACATTGCTGCTATCGGTCATTGGCAACGCACCAAGACTGTTCGGGAGAACGGGAAGACCCGTCAGGAGCCCGGAGAACTGATTAGGAATGTGTTTGATCCTGCGGTGACTGAGGAACTGTTCTACCAGGTGCAGAATCTGTTGGCTGACCTAGCTGAACAGGCGCCAACCGTTGCACGTAAGTTCTCACTGGCTGGCCTGCTTCAGTGTGGCGAGTGCGGTGCCAACATGGTCTTGCTCCGTCAGACCACCAGACAGCAGACCGATGTAGTACGTTGCTATCGCCGGATGGCGAACAGCGCCAACTGTACGAATCAAAAAACAATCCCGGTGCCGGTGGTCTATTGGTTTTACATGGAGACGCGAAAGCCGCATGCCCTCCGTGCGTATTTGCGAACCCAGTTACCAGAAACCCAGCGTTTACAGATCAAGCTGGAGGGCCAGATAGATCAGTTGAGGCAGCAGCAGGCCAGACTTCGCCGACTCGTAATGCTGGACGAGAGCGATAAGGATGCAGAGGCCGAGTACGCACAATTGGTGTCCGACAAGAAGCAGTTGGAACAGGAACTGGCATCTCTGCCTAACACCGCCACCGCCGGGACTGAGGCAGACCCAGCAGGCTGGGGATTCTACCGGTTCATGCACGGAGACAAATTCGCCGTCAGCAACCTGCTGCAACTGGATGGTTATCGAATCATTTGCCACAAAAACGGGACACTTAAAGTCAACCGCTCCGGCGACGACAACCCAGCAGCGACAGTTCAGTACATCGGCTATGACCGAAAGACCAAGCGGTGGAACATCGGGTATCCAGATGGCTTAGTTATTTCCGTGAACAACAACGGAAGTCAGTGA
- a CDS encoding neutral zinc metallopeptidase has product MLWRKGRRSDNVVDARGDDMGGGGGGMRFGGGKGLSLGAILLIVGIGWITGQDPLQILGQLTGQGTQQVAPTSQTRQAPPANDEQAEFVRSILGDTEDTWGAIFQQAGRQYKDPTLVLFSNRVNSACGMATSATGPFYCPADQKVYLDMAFFQEMSQRFKAAGDFAQAYVIAHEVGHHVQTLLGVSAKIQAARQQGRQMQGDGGLLVRQELQADCLAGVWAYNAQKRLNWLEPGDIEEALNAANAIGDDRLQQQGQGRVVPDSFTHGTSAQRVRWFKTGFAQGQVGQCDTFAAKNL; this is encoded by the coding sequence ATGCTATGGAGAAAAGGTCGACGCAGTGACAACGTCGTCGATGCCCGTGGCGATGACATGGGCGGTGGCGGTGGCGGCATGCGCTTCGGTGGCGGCAAAGGCCTGAGCCTCGGTGCGATCCTGTTGATCGTCGGTATCGGCTGGATCACCGGGCAAGATCCGCTGCAGATTCTCGGTCAGCTCACCGGCCAAGGCACACAGCAAGTCGCACCGACGTCGCAAACCCGTCAGGCGCCGCCGGCCAACGATGAACAGGCCGAATTCGTGCGCTCGATCCTCGGCGACACCGAAGACACTTGGGGTGCGATCTTCCAGCAGGCCGGCCGCCAATATAAAGATCCGACCCTGGTGCTGTTCAGCAACCGGGTCAATTCGGCCTGCGGCATGGCCACCTCGGCCACCGGCCCGTTCTATTGCCCGGCAGACCAGAAGGTCTATCTGGACATGGCGTTCTTCCAGGAAATGTCCCAACGCTTCAAGGCGGCCGGCGACTTCGCCCAAGCCTATGTGATCGCTCACGAAGTCGGACACCACGTGCAGACGCTGCTTGGCGTCTCGGCAAAAATTCAGGCCGCCCGCCAGCAAGGTCGGCAGATGCAAGGCGACGGCGGTCTGCTGGTGCGCCAGGAACTGCAGGCCGACTGCCTGGCCGGCGTCTGGGCCTACAACGCCCAGAAACGTCTGAACTGGCTGGAACCGGGCGACATCGAAGAAGCCTTGAACGCAGCGAACGCCATCGGTGATGATCGTTTGCAACAACAGGGTCAGGGCCGTGTGGTGCCGGACTCGTTTACCCACGGTACGTCGGCGCAAAGGGTGCGCTGGTTCAAAACCGGATTCGCCCAGGGCCAGGTCGGCCAGTGCGATACCTTTGCGGCGAAAAACCTGTAA
- a CDS encoding GNAT family N-acetyltransferase produces the protein MEPILELESARLLMRQWQDADLPAFAAMCADPQVMRYFPAPLSRLESAALIGRVRGHFAEHGYGLWALERKDTGEFIGFTGLGVVGFDAPFTPAVEIGWRLAKEHWGLGYASEAAWTALRCGFDRLALKEIVAFTAQSNLPSEKVMQAIGMHHDPAHDFDHPKLAVDHPLRRHLLYRITREQWLQTLHG, from the coding sequence ATGGAGCCGATACTTGAGCTGGAAAGCGCGCGACTGCTGATGCGTCAATGGCAGGACGCGGATTTGCCGGCATTTGCGGCGATGTGCGCCGATCCGCAGGTGATGCGCTACTTTCCCGCCCCCTTGAGTCGGCTGGAAAGCGCTGCGCTGATCGGCCGTGTGCGCGGGCATTTCGCCGAACACGGTTATGGTTTGTGGGCGCTGGAGCGCAAGGACACCGGCGAGTTCATCGGTTTTACCGGGCTCGGCGTGGTCGGTTTCGATGCGCCGTTTACCCCGGCGGTGGAAATCGGCTGGCGTCTGGCGAAAGAACACTGGGGCCTGGGATATGCCAGCGAAGCCGCGTGGACCGCGCTGCGCTGCGGCTTTGATCGTTTGGCCCTGAAGGAGATCGTGGCGTTCACCGCGCAGAGCAATCTGCCGTCGGAAAAAGTCATGCAGGCCATCGGCATGCATCACGACCCGGCCCATGATTTCGATCACCCGAAACTGGCTGTCGATCACCCGTTGCGTCGACATCTGTTGTACCGCATCACCAGGGAGCAATGGCTGCAGACCCTGCATGGCTAA
- the tesB gene encoding acyl-CoA thioesterase II: MSQVLEDLVDLLTLEPIEENLFRGRSQDLGFRQLFGGQVLGQSLSAASQTVEETRHVHSMHGYFLRPGDAKLPVVYSVDRVRDGGSFSTRRVTAIQKGHPIFTCSASFQYDEEGFEHQSQMPQVVGPENLPSELELTQQRAHLIPEHMREKLLCPKPIEVRPVTEKDPYNPQPADPVKYVWFRADGALADAPALHKYLLAYASDFGLLTTSMLPHGKSVWQKDMQVASLDHALWFHNDLRADDWLLYAMDSPWAGNSRGFSRGSVFNRAGQLVASVTQEGLIRHRKDWA; encoded by the coding sequence ATGAGCCAAGTGTTGGAAGATCTGGTGGATCTGCTGACCCTCGAACCGATCGAGGAAAACCTGTTCCGTGGTCGCAGTCAGGATCTGGGCTTTCGCCAGTTGTTCGGCGGCCAGGTGCTCGGCCAGTCGCTGTCGGCGGCCAGTCAGACCGTTGAAGAAACGCGTCATGTGCATTCGATGCACGGTTATTTCCTGCGTCCAGGCGATGCCAAGTTGCCGGTGGTTTATTCCGTTGATCGCGTGCGTGACGGCGGCAGTTTCAGCACCCGCCGTGTGACCGCGATCCAGAAGGGCCACCCGATTTTCACTTGCAGCGCTTCGTTCCAGTACGACGAAGAAGGCTTCGAACACCAGAGCCAGATGCCGCAAGTTGTCGGCCCGGAAAACCTGCCTTCGGAGCTGGAACTGACCCAGCAACGCGCGCACCTGATCCCGGAGCACATGCGCGAAAAACTGCTGTGCCCGAAGCCGATCGAAGTGCGCCCGGTCACTGAAAAAGACCCGTACAACCCGCAGCCGGCGGATCCGGTCAAGTACGTGTGGTTCCGCGCTGATGGTGCGCTGGCAGATGCTCCGGCGCTGCACAAATACCTGCTGGCCTACGCCTCGGACTTCGGTCTGTTGACCACGTCGATGCTGCCTCACGGCAAATCGGTCTGGCAGAAAGACATGCAGGTCGCCAGCCTCGATCACGCCTTGTGGTTCCACAATGATCTGCGTGCCGATGACTGGTTGCTGTATGCCATGGACAGTCCGTGGGCCGGCAACTCTCGCGGGTTCTCCCGTGGCAGCGTGTTCAACCGCGCCGGGCAACTGGTGGCGTCGGTGACTCAGGAAGGCCTGATTCGTCATCGCAAGGATTGGGCATGA
- a CDS encoding HAD family hydrolase, with the protein MSLAQVRHWVFDMDGTLTVAVHDFAAIRVALSIPPEDDILTHLAALPAEKAAAKHAWLLEHERDLALGSTPAVGAVELVRDLHARGYRLGILTRNARELAHVTLEAIGLADCFAVDDVLGRDEAPPKPHPGGLLKLADAWQVSASEMVMVGDYRFDLDCGRAAGTHTVLVNLPDNPWPELTDWHAKDCVELRRMLFA; encoded by the coding sequence ATGAGTCTGGCGCAGGTGCGGCACTGGGTGTTCGACATGGACGGCACCCTGACCGTCGCCGTGCACGACTTCGCGGCGATCCGCGTGGCGCTGTCGATCCCGCCGGAGGACGACATCCTCACGCATCTCGCGGCGTTACCCGCCGAGAAAGCGGCGGCGAAACATGCGTGGCTGCTGGAGCATGAGCGGGATCTGGCGCTCGGCTCGACCCCGGCGGTCGGTGCGGTGGAGCTGGTGCGCGACCTGCACGCACGGGGTTATCGCCTCGGCATCCTGACTCGCAATGCGCGGGAGCTGGCTCATGTGACGCTGGAGGCCATCGGCCTGGCTGATTGCTTTGCGGTGGACGATGTATTGGGCCGCGATGAGGCGCCGCCGAAACCGCACCCGGGCGGTTTGCTGAAACTGGCCGATGCCTGGCAAGTGTCGGCGAGTGAGATGGTGATGGTCGGTGATTACCGGTTCGATCTTGATTGCGGCCGGGCGGCAGGCACCCACACGGTGCTGGTGAACCTGCCGGATAATCCTTGGCCAGAGCTGACGGACTGGCATGCGAAGGATTGTGTGGAATTGCGGCGGATGTTGTTCGCCTGA
- a CDS encoding HEPN domain-containing protein translates to MTSKQLRSAQADLQVLLKSSELMSEIQAFKSFDFMERLRREVRTPNGSKVCFSDKAAKSFERLSSIVEKVLPSKEFVESDDIDLACKAVLGRWYEEGVADDVGCFVNEVESVVFQSINVHKFYSSLSGLEFKDLDELTFGDVVIHRPRLEVMESSVAQDAVISSAWREMNYGLWLVVQVKGSPDHAERRFFELAKATCGLLSLAFTTCLDRGGAAVRLIPSVEGRFKPGAVTWFSIDTSTQLLNLKTSFDGFQCLDLTQDNATSLLDCEWFQELVRISQLDSGSDAERALRRGLYWFFDAQADTSMDMKFVKYWSCIECMFSISKDKVVNQIRKGLTALLSYGRYQFSKPEGWRALDSRVVYLYDLRCNAVHDAQHGHIALRDVIDVSKWAAFVLMEVSMMISRGMETRLQLKEEISCIQKFHSSIGVADRTGSDSAIFKNSYAHFENRFNERGR, encoded by the coding sequence ATGACGTCAAAGCAACTACGCTCGGCTCAAGCAGATTTACAGGTTTTGCTGAAATCATCGGAACTAATGAGCGAGATCCAAGCATTTAAGTCTTTCGATTTCATGGAGCGTTTGCGTAGAGAAGTGAGAACGCCAAACGGTTCTAAGGTTTGCTTTTCCGATAAGGCTGCAAAGAGCTTTGAACGGCTTAGTTCGATTGTTGAGAAAGTACTGCCGAGTAAGGAGTTCGTCGAGTCGGACGATATAGATCTCGCATGTAAAGCCGTACTCGGACGTTGGTACGAAGAAGGCGTAGCCGATGATGTCGGGTGTTTTGTCAACGAAGTTGAAAGCGTAGTTTTCCAATCAATCAACGTACACAAATTCTACTCATCCTTGAGTGGGCTTGAGTTCAAGGATCTTGATGAACTTACTTTTGGGGATGTGGTAATTCACAGGCCTCGTCTCGAAGTAATGGAGTCCAGCGTTGCCCAAGACGCCGTTATCAGCAGTGCATGGAGAGAAATGAACTATGGCCTGTGGTTGGTTGTTCAAGTTAAAGGAAGTCCAGATCACGCAGAACGTCGCTTCTTTGAACTGGCTAAAGCCACGTGTGGGTTACTTTCCCTTGCTTTCACCACTTGCCTAGATCGTGGCGGGGCGGCAGTACGTCTTATTCCGAGCGTAGAAGGCCGTTTTAAACCAGGGGCGGTTACATGGTTCTCAATAGACACAAGTACTCAGTTGCTAAATCTTAAAACCAGCTTCGATGGGTTTCAGTGTTTGGACCTGACACAAGATAATGCGACTTCCCTGCTAGATTGCGAGTGGTTCCAAGAGCTTGTTCGTATAAGTCAGTTAGATTCCGGAAGTGATGCAGAAAGAGCCTTGCGTCGTGGGCTGTATTGGTTCTTTGACGCTCAGGCAGATACAAGCATGGACATGAAATTCGTAAAGTACTGGAGCTGTATTGAATGCATGTTTTCCATAAGTAAAGATAAGGTGGTCAATCAGATTAGGAAAGGACTGACGGCCTTGCTTAGTTATGGGCGATATCAGTTCTCGAAGCCTGAGGGCTGGAGAGCATTAGATTCTCGAGTGGTTTATCTTTACGATTTACGCTGCAACGCTGTACACGATGCTCAACATGGTCATATTGCCTTGCGAGATGTTATTGATGTCAGCAAGTGGGCGGCCTTCGTTCTCATGGAAGTTTCAATGATGATATCCCGTGGGATGGAAACTCGTTTACAACTAAAGGAAGAGATAAGCTGCATTCAGAAGTTCCATTCTTCTATCGGGGTAGCTGATAGAACAGGCAGTGACTCGGCAATTTTCAAAAACAGCTATGCCCACTTCGAAAATCGTTTCAACGAGCGAGGGAGATAA
- a CDS encoding alpha/beta hydrolase — MHKWLLVLLFIGGTAQAAGVDAISPGRLQLQAGEMAVGIGPAPAKIERVLIVIHGKLRNAETYRKSGESAAELAGQTANTLVIAPQFLNESDVALYSLPASVLRWKGNEWMGGGLSTGPNALSSYAALDEIIGRLSDRKQFPDVKQIVIFGHSGGGQVVQRYALLAQEQPALKTEGIRLRYVVANPSSYAYFNEQRPVAFDHAQCPGFNRWKYGLIDPPIYSGGQTPAQLESRYVKREVIYLLGQQDTDPQHPALDKSCAAKAQGAYRLERGKLFFGYLLRRHPEGVNQRLVEVPGVGHNGDGMLTSPEGQKAIFEQ; from the coding sequence ATGCATAAATGGCTGTTGGTTTTACTGTTCATCGGCGGCACCGCGCAAGCGGCCGGCGTCGACGCGATCAGTCCCGGACGCCTGCAATTGCAGGCCGGCGAAATGGCGGTGGGCATCGGCCCGGCGCCGGCAAAAATCGAGCGGGTGCTGATCGTCATTCATGGCAAGCTGCGCAACGCCGAAACCTATCGCAAGAGTGGAGAGAGCGCCGCCGAACTGGCCGGGCAAACCGCCAACACGCTGGTGATCGCTCCACAGTTTCTCAACGAAAGCGATGTCGCTCTCTACTCGTTGCCCGCCAGCGTTTTGCGCTGGAAAGGCAATGAATGGATGGGCGGCGGGTTATCCACAGGGCCGAACGCGCTCAGCTCCTATGCCGCCCTCGACGAAATCATTGGCCGGCTCAGCGACCGCAAGCAGTTTCCGGACGTGAAGCAGATCGTGATCTTCGGCCACTCCGGCGGCGGTCAGGTGGTGCAGCGCTATGCGCTGCTGGCCCAGGAGCAACCGGCGCTCAAGACTGAAGGCATTCGCTTGCGTTACGTGGTCGCCAACCCCTCGTCGTACGCCTACTTCAATGAGCAACGCCCGGTGGCCTTCGATCACGCGCAGTGCCCCGGTTTCAACCGCTGGAAGTACGGTCTGATAGACCCACCGATTTACTCGGGTGGGCAAACACCCGCGCAACTTGAAAGCCGTTACGTCAAACGCGAGGTGATTTATCTGCTGGGCCAGCAGGACACCGACCCGCAACACCCGGCGCTGGACAAGAGCTGCGCCGCCAAAGCCCAGGGGGCTTATCGACTGGAGCGCGGGAAGCTGTTTTTCGGTTACTTGCTGCGTCGTCATCCTGAAGGGGTGAATCAGCGGCTGGTGGAGGTTCCCGGGGTCGGGCATAACGGCGACGGCATGCTGACCTCGCCGGAAGGGCAGAAAGCAATATTCGAGCAATAA
- a CDS encoding neutral zinc metallopeptidase, whose protein sequence is MFWNKARPSDNVNDRRKGKDARTLTGKKLGAGLVTAALAGTVIYSTLTPAPLQHTTEENAFSLSPSVIEDPQLRFIESILGDTEDTWKQLFTQADLHYPPPALTLFDNDIASACGYASASSGPFYCPVDRQIYLAPGFFDQMAHEYSAVGDFAQAFVIAHEVSHHVQLEMGLSAPFETALLARQPVTGDAGLEVRTELQADCLAGVWAHQAQQRLVWLEPGDIDEALNAASVFGDDYLQRAQNLTIRPETFSHGTSPQRSRWFSRGLDSGRVDACDTFNAAQL, encoded by the coding sequence ATGTTTTGGAACAAGGCAAGACCCAGCGACAACGTCAATGACAGGCGAAAGGGCAAGGATGCCCGAACACTGACGGGGAAGAAGCTCGGGGCAGGACTGGTCACCGCCGCGCTGGCAGGCACGGTAATCTACTCGACACTCACTCCTGCGCCGCTGCAACACACGACCGAAGAAAACGCCTTCAGCCTTTCACCTTCAGTGATTGAAGATCCACAACTGAGGTTTATCGAATCGATATTGGGTGACACCGAAGACACCTGGAAACAGTTGTTCACCCAGGCTGACCTGCACTACCCGCCGCCAGCACTGACGTTATTCGACAATGACATAGCGTCAGCGTGTGGCTATGCCAGCGCGTCGAGCGGCCCCTTCTACTGCCCCGTAGACCGGCAGATTTATCTGGCCCCCGGGTTCTTCGATCAAATGGCCCATGAATACTCGGCAGTTGGCGACTTCGCTCAAGCTTTCGTCATTGCCCACGAGGTCAGTCATCATGTGCAACTCGAAATGGGACTTTCCGCACCCTTTGAAACGGCACTCCTGGCACGCCAGCCCGTAACTGGCGACGCTGGTCTTGAGGTCCGCACCGAGTTGCAGGCCGATTGCCTTGCCGGCGTCTGGGCCCATCAAGCGCAGCAGCGTCTGGTCTGGCTGGAACCAGGGGATATCGACGAAGCCCTGAATGCGGCTTCCGTATTCGGTGACGACTACTTACAACGCGCGCAAAATCTCACGATACGCCCAGAGACTTTCAGCCACGGCACATCGCCTCAACGCAGCCGCTGGTTCAGTCGCGGACTCGATAGCGGTCGGGTCGATGCCTGCGATACTTTCAACGCCGCGCAGCTGTAA
- a CDS encoding tyrosine-type recombinase/integrase, whose translation MKIVEAVKTESDAETISRKLTLNAKGNTLYADIWRFGVNTALRISDLLTLTFDDVQGERLVITEGKTGKTRSIKLNTSAKTLIGRRRAAHPTHAYLFQVDSNRAKGKAVSRIAVANAFKAVGDEMGLALGTHSMRKTRGWLMHSGGKSIELICKVLNHSSPAVTMAYIGITQAEVDATYDDFGF comes from the coding sequence ATGAAGATCGTCGAAGCAGTAAAAACCGAGAGTGACGCCGAAACCATCAGCCGCAAGCTGACCCTCAATGCCAAGGGCAACACCCTGTACGCCGATATCTGGCGGTTCGGGGTCAACACCGCCCTTCGTATCAGCGATCTGCTGACCCTTACTTTCGACGATGTGCAGGGCGAACGGCTGGTTATCACGGAAGGGAAGACCGGCAAGACCCGTTCCATCAAACTCAACACCAGCGCCAAGACCCTCATCGGGCGCCGCAGGGCCGCACATCCCACACACGCGTACCTGTTTCAGGTGGACAGCAACCGGGCCAAGGGCAAAGCGGTAAGCCGCATCGCCGTAGCGAACGCCTTCAAGGCCGTAGGTGATGAGATGGGGCTGGCCCTCGGCACCCACTCGATGCGGAAGACGCGCGGCTGGTTGATGCACAGTGGAGGCAAGTCCATCGAGCTGATTTGCAAAGTGTTGAATCACTCAAGTCCAGCGGTAACGATGGCGTACATTGGCATCACTCAAGCCGAGGTGGATGCAACATATGATGACTTCGGGTTCTGA
- a CDS encoding aldo/keto reductase, with translation MQHIVNKHGLNLPKLGLGTWPMLGDECTRAVEQALELGYRHIDTAAAYNNEDAVGRALMNTPTPREQIHVTTKVWWDQLQPDAMRHSLDRSLKALRSEYVDLFMIHWPTTDWDLPRTLDTLASFKEQGLARHIGVANFPLQLLRKVVDDFGIPLSAIQVEYHVLLGQNALLDYARQHDLALTAYTPLARNKVSHIREIQQIAARHGVLPAQVALKWLLDQSNVAAIPKASSKANQLANLKALEVNLDDEDRALIASLSKRERQVSPDFAPVWDVSEE, from the coding sequence ATGCAGCACATCGTCAATAAACACGGACTGAACCTGCCGAAACTCGGCCTCGGCACCTGGCCGATGCTCGGCGACGAATGCACCCGCGCCGTGGAGCAAGCGCTGGAACTCGGCTACCGACATATCGACACGGCGGCCGCCTACAACAACGAAGACGCGGTCGGGCGGGCACTGATGAATACACCCACACCCCGCGAGCAGATCCACGTCACCACCAAAGTCTGGTGGGATCAGTTGCAACCTGATGCCATGCGTCATTCACTGGATCGCAGCCTCAAGGCGTTGCGCAGCGAATATGTCGACCTGTTCATGATCCATTGGCCGACCACTGATTGGGATTTGCCGCGCACCCTCGACACCCTCGCCTCGTTCAAGGAGCAAGGCCTGGCTCGCCATATCGGGGTGGCAAATTTTCCGCTGCAGTTGTTGCGCAAAGTCGTCGATGACTTTGGGATTCCTCTGTCAGCGATCCAGGTCGAGTACCACGTCCTGCTCGGACAAAACGCACTGCTGGATTACGCCCGGCAACACGACCTGGCGCTGACGGCCTACACGCCACTGGCACGCAATAAGGTTTCACACATTCGCGAGATCCAGCAGATTGCTGCAAGGCATGGTGTACTGCCGGCTCAGGTTGCGCTGAAGTGGCTGCTCGATCAAAGCAACGTCGCGGCCATTCCCAAAGCGAGCAGCAAAGCCAACCAACTAGCCAATCTGAAGGCACTTGAGGTCAATCTGGACGATGAAGATCGTGCGTTGATCGCCAGTCTCTCCAAGCGCGAACGTCAGGTCAGTCCGGACTTTGCGCCAGTGTGGGACGTGTCCGAAGAGTGA